The following proteins are encoded in a genomic region of Anolis carolinensis isolate JA03-04 unplaced genomic scaffold, rAnoCar3.1.pri scaffold_12, whole genome shotgun sequence:
- the hdx gene encoding highly divergent homeobox isoform X3: protein MEVVGFSLGGKQRGATWVGNKRRKMSSKNVVDSGGTPSGTVASTLTVPPEVAVRNVVSIARSQSQQSSWTSSNSDVIVTGIYNPTSTGRLMSTKQTNTLMNDMHKNSLPRPPGKSDPEFQRQHIAVARQGPHCKNASLFLGEKTIILSRQTSVLNSGNSIYNHTKKSYGGSSVQTAELVLPQKPVLCHRPCRVEPMGCQRLQKPEHPILASHMPSGQRANIRDPSCSTHNLEIREVFSLAVTDQPQRILGGNTQKSLPSSSESSCLSIAMETGDVDDEYAREEELASMGAQIQNYSRLSGPSLRVQNPGSGLSGSGRSVSSSSHMMNSRNLHDNILYHNRDYRLPPRTSLHTASSTLYSSSYPSRSNLSSHFGASNQLRLSQNQNNYQISGNLTVPWITGCSRKRALQDRTQFSDRDLATLKKYWDKGMTSLGSVCREKIEAVASELNVDCEIVRTWIGNRRRKYRLMGIEVPPPRGGPADFSNQSDSSSKSISIPGDDASTDVGDDNDRNDEVSICLSEGSSQEEHSEVLQNDDIGHKGRDQTTVAADNVKIEIIDDEESDMISNSEVDQMSSLLDYKNEEVRFIESELEHQKQKYFELQAFTRSLILAIKTDDKEQQQALLADLPPELEDMDFNHASPGPDDTSFSLSSSSEKNALDSF from the exons ACCTGGGTTGGCAACAAAAGAAGGAAGATGAGCAGTAAGAATGTGGTTGATTCCGGAGGAACTCCTTCGGGGACTGTTGCCAGCACACTGACGGTGCCTCCGGAAGTGGCGGTCCGAAACGTGGTCAGCATCGCACGCTCCCAGAGCCAGCAGTCGTCTTGGACATCCTCCAACAGTGATGTCATAGTCACTGGTATATATAATCCAACCTCAACGGGCCGACTGATGTCCACGAAACAGACTAACACACTGATGAATGATATGCATAAAAACTCTCTTCCGAGACCTCCTGGGAAAAGTGATCCTGAATTTCAGCGGCAGCACATTGCAGTTGCCCGGCAAGGCCCTCACTGTAAAAACGCTTCGCTGTTCCTGGGAGAAAAAACTATCATTCTTTCAAGACAAACGAGCGTGCTGAATTCGGGGAACTCCATTTATAACCACACAAAGAAAAGCTACGGTGGCTCTTCTGTCCAGACGGCAGAGTTGGTACTACCTCAGAAACCTGTGTTGTGCCACAGACCCTGCAGAGTGGAGCCGATGGGGTGCCAAAGGCTACAGAAGCCGGAGCATCCCATCCTTGCCTCTCACATGCCGTCCGGACAAAGGGCTAACATCAGAGATCCTTCCTGCAGCACACACAACTTGGAAATACGGGAGGTTTTTTCCTTGGCCGTTACTGATCAACCTCAGAGAATCCTGGGAGGAAACACCCAGAAGTCATTGCCTAGTTCAAGTGAAAGCAGTTGTTTGTCAATTGCAATGGAAACTGGGGATGTAGACGACGAATACGCTAGAGAAGAAGAGTTGGCATCAATGGGTGCCCAGATACAGAATTATTCAAGGCTGAGCGGTCCATCCCTCAGAGTCCAGAATCCAGGCTCAGGTCTGTCTGGGTCAGGCAGAAGCGTCAGCTCTAGTTCACACATGATGAATTCCAGGAACTTGCATGATAATATCCTGTATCATAACAGAGACTATCGCTTGCCTCCACGGACCTCCTTACATACCGCGTCCAGTACACTGTATAGCAGTTCCTACCCCTCAAGGAGTAACCTGTCTTCTCATTTTGGAGCATCCAATCAGCTAAGGTTATCTCAAAACCAAAATAATTACCAG ATTTCAGGAAACCTCACTGTGCCTTGGATTACGGGTTGTTCCCGAAAAAGAGCA CTGCAGGACCGTACACAATTCAGTGACCGGGATTTAGCTACCCTTAAGAAATACTGGGACAAGGGCATGACTAGCCTTGGCTCAGTTTGCAGAGAGAAAATTGAAGCGGTTGCTTCGGAGCTGAATGTTGACTGTGAAATAGTGCGG ACTTGGATTGGGAATCGGAGACGAAAATATCGCCTAATGGGAATTGAAGTTCCCCCTCCCCGAGGCGGCCCTGCCGATTTTTCCAATCAATCTGATTCGAGCAGTAAGTCAATATCCATTCCAGGAGATGATGCATCGACTGATGTGGGAGATGACAATGACAGGAACGACGAAGTATCAATCTGCTTATCAGAAGGAAGCTCACAAG AAGAGCACAGTGAAGTTCTTCAGAATGATGACATTGGGCATAAGGGGAGGGACCAGACTACTGTAGCTGCTGATAATGTG AAAATAGAAATTATTGATGATGAAGAAAGTGATATGATAAGCAATTCTGAAGTGGATCAAATGAGTTCACTTCTGGACTATAAA AATGAGGAAGTAAGGTTCATTGAAAGTGAACTGGAGCATCAgaaacagaaatattttgaactgCAAGCTTTCACTCGGAGTTTGATACTTGCTATTAAAACGGATGATAAAGAACAGCAGCAG GCACTCCTAGCAGATTTACCTCCCGAGTTAGAAGACATGGACTTCAATCATGCATCTCCAGGACCTGATGATACCTCATTTAGCTTGTCTTCTTCATCAGAGAAAAATGCCTTGGACAGTTTCTGA
- the hdx gene encoding highly divergent homeobox isoform X2 — protein MIGGADFIVTPGPSQPKPAESGALGPPGPAPPVPQSTTWVGNKRRKMSSKNVVDSGGTPSGTVASTLTVPPEVAVRNVVSIARSQSQQSSWTSSNSDVIVTGIYNPTSTGRLMSTKQTNTLMNDMHKNSLPRPPGKSDPEFQRQHIAVARQGPHCKNASLFLGEKTIILSRQTSVLNSGNSIYNHTKKSYGGSSVQTAELVLPQKPVLCHRPCRVEPMGCQRLQKPEHPILASHMPSGQRANIRDPSCSTHNLEIREVFSLAVTDQPQRILGGNTQKSLPSSSESSCLSIAMETGDVDDEYAREEELASMGAQIQNYSRLSGPSLRVQNPGSGLSGSGRSVSSSSHMMNSRNLHDNILYHNRDYRLPPRTSLHTASSTLYSSSYPSRSNLSSHFGASNQLRLSQNQNNYQISGNLTVPWITGCSRKRALQDRTQFSDRDLATLKKYWDKGMTSLGSVCREKIEAVASELNVDCEIVRTWIGNRRRKYRLMGIEVPPPRGGPADFSNQSDSSSKSISIPGDDASTDVGDDNDRNDEVSICLSEGSSQEEHSEVLQNDDIGHKGRDQTTVAADNVKIEIIDDEESDMISNSEVDQMSSLLDYKNEEVRFIESELEHQKQKYFELQAFTRSLILAIKTDDKEQQQALLADLPPELEDMDFNHASPGPDDTSFSLSSSSEKNALDSF, from the exons ACCTGGGTTGGCAACAAAAGAAGGAAGATGAGCAGTAAGAATGTGGTTGATTCCGGAGGAACTCCTTCGGGGACTGTTGCCAGCACACTGACGGTGCCTCCGGAAGTGGCGGTCCGAAACGTGGTCAGCATCGCACGCTCCCAGAGCCAGCAGTCGTCTTGGACATCCTCCAACAGTGATGTCATAGTCACTGGTATATATAATCCAACCTCAACGGGCCGACTGATGTCCACGAAACAGACTAACACACTGATGAATGATATGCATAAAAACTCTCTTCCGAGACCTCCTGGGAAAAGTGATCCTGAATTTCAGCGGCAGCACATTGCAGTTGCCCGGCAAGGCCCTCACTGTAAAAACGCTTCGCTGTTCCTGGGAGAAAAAACTATCATTCTTTCAAGACAAACGAGCGTGCTGAATTCGGGGAACTCCATTTATAACCACACAAAGAAAAGCTACGGTGGCTCTTCTGTCCAGACGGCAGAGTTGGTACTACCTCAGAAACCTGTGTTGTGCCACAGACCCTGCAGAGTGGAGCCGATGGGGTGCCAAAGGCTACAGAAGCCGGAGCATCCCATCCTTGCCTCTCACATGCCGTCCGGACAAAGGGCTAACATCAGAGATCCTTCCTGCAGCACACACAACTTGGAAATACGGGAGGTTTTTTCCTTGGCCGTTACTGATCAACCTCAGAGAATCCTGGGAGGAAACACCCAGAAGTCATTGCCTAGTTCAAGTGAAAGCAGTTGTTTGTCAATTGCAATGGAAACTGGGGATGTAGACGACGAATACGCTAGAGAAGAAGAGTTGGCATCAATGGGTGCCCAGATACAGAATTATTCAAGGCTGAGCGGTCCATCCCTCAGAGTCCAGAATCCAGGCTCAGGTCTGTCTGGGTCAGGCAGAAGCGTCAGCTCTAGTTCACACATGATGAATTCCAGGAACTTGCATGATAATATCCTGTATCATAACAGAGACTATCGCTTGCCTCCACGGACCTCCTTACATACCGCGTCCAGTACACTGTATAGCAGTTCCTACCCCTCAAGGAGTAACCTGTCTTCTCATTTTGGAGCATCCAATCAGCTAAGGTTATCTCAAAACCAAAATAATTACCAG ATTTCAGGAAACCTCACTGTGCCTTGGATTACGGGTTGTTCCCGAAAAAGAGCA CTGCAGGACCGTACACAATTCAGTGACCGGGATTTAGCTACCCTTAAGAAATACTGGGACAAGGGCATGACTAGCCTTGGCTCAGTTTGCAGAGAGAAAATTGAAGCGGTTGCTTCGGAGCTGAATGTTGACTGTGAAATAGTGCGG ACTTGGATTGGGAATCGGAGACGAAAATATCGCCTAATGGGAATTGAAGTTCCCCCTCCCCGAGGCGGCCCTGCCGATTTTTCCAATCAATCTGATTCGAGCAGTAAGTCAATATCCATTCCAGGAGATGATGCATCGACTGATGTGGGAGATGACAATGACAGGAACGACGAAGTATCAATCTGCTTATCAGAAGGAAGCTCACAAG AAGAGCACAGTGAAGTTCTTCAGAATGATGACATTGGGCATAAGGGGAGGGACCAGACTACTGTAGCTGCTGATAATGTG AAAATAGAAATTATTGATGATGAAGAAAGTGATATGATAAGCAATTCTGAAGTGGATCAAATGAGTTCACTTCTGGACTATAAA AATGAGGAAGTAAGGTTCATTGAAAGTGAACTGGAGCATCAgaaacagaaatattttgaactgCAAGCTTTCACTCGGAGTTTGATACTTGCTATTAAAACGGATGATAAAGAACAGCAGCAG GCACTCCTAGCAGATTTACCTCCCGAGTTAGAAGACATGGACTTCAATCATGCATCTCCAGGACCTGATGATACCTCATTTAGCTTGTCTTCTTCATCAGAGAAAAATGCCTTGGACAGTTTCTGA